A window of the Arachis duranensis cultivar V14167 chromosome 5, aradu.V14167.gnm2.J7QH, whole genome shotgun sequence genome harbors these coding sequences:
- the LOC107488468 gene encoding 60S ribosomal protein L6, mitochondrial yields MEASFFRFLKIVGVGYKARSEAQGRLLYLKLGYSHEVELAVPPAVRVFCFKNNVVCCTGIDKQRVHQFAATVRNCKPPEVYKGKGIMYIDEVIKKKQGKKSK; encoded by the coding sequence ATGGAAGCGTCGTTTTTCCGTTTTCTGAAAATTGTCGGAGTTGGATACAAAGCGAGATCGGAAGCTCAAGGTCGGTTATTGTATTTGAAACTTGGATACAGTCACGAGGTTGAATTGGCGGTGCCGCCGGCGGTGCGCGTGTTCTGTTTCAAGAACAATGTGGTTTGCTGCACCGGAATTGACAAGCAGAGGGTGCACCAGTTTGCTGCCACAGTGCGCAATTGCAAGCCTCCTGAAGTTTACAAAGGGAAAGGTATAATGTACATTGATGAAGTCATCAAGAAGAAGCAAGGAAAGAAATCTAAATGA
- the LOC107488469 gene encoding cellulose synthase-like protein D3 produces MASKSFKPSRLSQSSSTRSDVNESQKVTFARRTSSGRYVSYSRDDLDSELGSTDFANYTVHLPPTPDNQPMDPSISQKVEEQYVSNSLFTGGFNSVTRAHLMDKVIESEANHPQMAGAKGSSCAIPGCDSKVMSDERGVDILPCECDFKICRDCYIDAVKAGGGICPGCKEPYKNTELDEVAVDNSRPLPLPPPSGMSKMERRLSLMKSTKSALMRSQTGDFDHNRWLFETKGTYGYGNAIWPKEGGFGNEKEDSVAEPTELMNRPWRPLTRKLKIPAAVLSPYRLLIFVRLVVLTLFLMWRVSHKNTDAIWLWGMSVVCEIWFAFSWLLDQLPKLCPINRSTDLNVLKEKFETPTPNNPTGKSDLPGIDVFVSTADPEKEPPLVTANTILSILAADYPVEKLSCYVSDDGGALLTFEAMAEAASFANIWVPFCRKHDIEPRNPESYFSLKRDPYKNKVKPDFVKDRRRVKREYDEFKVRINSLPDSIRRRSDAYHAREEIKAMKLQRQNKEDEPIEPAKIPKATWMADGTHWPGTWLSPTSEHTRGDHAGIIQVMLKPPSDEPLLGNADDTKLIDVTDVDIRLPLLVYVSREKRPGYDHNKKAGAMNALVRASAIMSNGPFILNLDCDHYIYNSKAMREGMCFMMDRGGDRICYVQFPQRFEGIDPSDRYANHNTVFFDVNMRALDGLQGPVYVGTGCLFRRVALYGFDPPRSKEHNPGCCSCCFGRQKKLASMASTPEENRALRMGESDDEEMNLSLFPKKFGNSTFLIDSIPVAEFQGRPLADHPAVKNGRPPGALTIPRDLLDASTVAEAISVISCWYEDKTEWGQRVGWIYGSVTEDVVTGYRMHNRGWKSVYCVTKRDAFRGTAPINLTDRLHQVLRWATGSVEIFFSRNNALLASPRMKFLQRIAYLNVGIYPFTSIFLIVYCFLPALSLFSGQFIVQTLNVTFLSYLLGITVTLCMLAVLEIKWSGIELEEWWRNEQFWLIGGTSAHLAAVLQGLLKVIAGIEISFTLTSKSAGDDVDDEFADLYIVKWTSLMIPPITIMMVNLIAIAVGVSRTIYSVIPQWSRLIGGVFFSFWVLTHLYPFAKGLMGRRGRTPTIVFVWSGLIAITISLLWVAINPPAGSNQIGGSFQFP; encoded by the exons ATGGCATCAAAATCATTTAAGCCTAGTCGATTGTCTCAATCAAGTTCAACAAGGTCTGATGTCAATGAAAGCCAGAAAGTAACATTTGCTCGGAGAACGTCCTCCGGTCGCTATGTCAGCTACTCTAGAGATGATCTTGACAGTGAACTTGGGAGCACTGACTTTGCGAATTATACAGTGCATTTACCACCAACCCCAGACAACCAACCTATGGATCCATCGATTTCACAGAAAGTTGAGGAGCAGTATGTGTCGAATTCACTCTTCACGGGTGGATTCAACAGTGTTACAAGAGCCCATTTGATGGATAAGGTGATAGAATCCGAGGCAAACCATCCACAGATGGCCGGAGCAAAAGGATCCTCATGTGCAATTCCTGGTTGTGATTCTAAAGTGATGAGTGATGAGCGCGGCGTTGATATTCTTCCTTGTGAGTGTGACTTTAAGATATGTAGGGATTGTTATATAGATGCAGTAAAAGCAGGAGGTGGGATATGCCCGGGATGCAAGGAGCCGTATAAGAACACAGAATTAGATGAAGTGGCGGTGGACAATTCACGCCCCCTTCCGCTTCCTCCGCCTAGTGGAATGTCTAAAATGGAGAGGAGATTGTCCTTGATGAAGTCAACAAAGTCAGCATTAATGAGGAGCCAAACTGGAGACTTCGATCATAATAGGTGGCTCTTTGAGACAAAGGGAACCTATGGCTATGGCAATGCTATATGGCCAAAGGAAGGAGGTTTCGGAAATGAAAAAGAGGATAGTGTTGCTGAGCCAACTGAGTTAATGAACAGACCCTGGAGGCCGCTTACTCGGAAATTGAAAATACCTGCTGCTGTTCTGAGTCCATATCG CTTGCTCATTTTTGTTCGATTGGTGGTCCTGACTCTATTCCTTATGTGGAGAGTGAGCCACAAAAATACTGATGCAATCTGGCTGTGGGGTATGTCCGTTGTTTGTGAGATATGGTTTGCCTTCTCCTGGCTTCTAGATCAACTTCCCAAACTATGCCCGATAAATCGTTCCACGGATCTCAATGTTCTGAAGGAGAAGTTCGAGACACCGACTCCTAACAATCCTACAGGGAAGTCTGATCTTCCAGGCATTGATGTCTTTGTGTCTACTGCAGATCCGGAGAAAGAACCACCTCTTGTCACAGCAAACACCATATTGTCCATTTTAGCTGCTGATTACCCTGTTGAGAAGCTTTCTTGCTATGTTTCCGATGATGGAGGCGCCCTTCTTACTTTTGAGGCAATGGCTGAAGCTGCCAGCTTTGCTAATATTTGGGTTCCCTTCTGTCGTAAACACGATATCGAGCCAAGGAATCCTGAATCATATTTCAGCCTAAAGAGAGATCCTTACAAGAACAAAGTAAAGCCAGATTTTGTCAAGGATCGAAGACGGGTGAAGCGTGAGTATGATGAGTTCAAGGTTAGGATCAATAGTTTGCCTGACTCAATCCGTCGTCGGTCAGATGCCTATCATGCTAGAGAGGAAATCAAGGCCATGAAACTTCAGAGACAAAACAAAGAAGACGAACCCATAGAACCGGCAAAGATTCCAAAAGCAACATGGATGGCTGATGGAACTCATTGGCCAGGTACTTGGTTAAGTCCTACATCTGAACACACAAGGGGAGACCATGCTGGTATAATTCAG GTGATGTTAAAACCTCCCAGTGATGAACCTCTTCTTGGAAATGCTGATGATACAAAGCTCATTGATGTGACTGATGTTGATATCCGACTTCCCCTTCTTGTTTATGTTTCACGGGAGAAGCGTCCGGGCTATGATCACAACAAAAAGGCCGGGGCCATGAATGCCTTGGTCCGAGCCTCAGCCATAATGTCTAATGGTCCTTTTATACTCAATCTCGACTGCGACCACTATATCTACAACTCCAAAGCTATGAGGGAAGGCATGTGCTTTATGATGGATCGGGGAGGCGACCGCATTTGTTATGTCCAGTTCCCCCAGAGATTCGAGGGGATCGATCCCTCTGATAGATATGCTAATCACAACACCGTCTTCTTTGATGTCAACATGAGAGCCCTTGATGGACTTCAAGGGCCAGTCTATGTGGGAACTGGGTGCCTTTTCAGACGCGTTGCGCTATACGGTTTCGACCCACCACGTTCAAAAGAGCATAACCCGGGTTGTTGTAGTTGCTGCTTTGGTCGTCAGAAGAAGCTTGCTTCAATGGCAAGCACCCCCGAAGAGAACAGGGCACTAAGAATGGGCGAATCTGATGATGAAGAAATGAATCTATCTTTGTTCCCTAAGAAGTTTGGAAACTCAACATTCCTCATTGATTCAATCCCAGTGGCAGAGTTCCAAGGTAGACCTCTTGCTGATCACCCTGCTGTGAAAAATGGACGGCCACCGGGTGCTCTCACCATTCCCCGGGATCTTCTTGATGCATCAACCGTGGCCGAGGCCATCAGTGTCATCTCCTGTTGGTACGAGGACAAGACCGAGTGGGGACAGCGAGTTGGATGGATCTACGGCTCGGTTACTGAGGATGTGGTCACTGGATATAGGATGCACAACAGGGGATGGAAATCAGTTTACTGTGTGACTAAGCGCGATGCCTTCCGCGGCACGGCACCAATAAATCTCACTGACAGGCTGCATCAGGTCCTTAGATGGGCTACTGGCTCAGTTGAAATATTCTTCTCACGGAACAATGCCCTTCTTGCTAGCCCAAGAATGAAATTTCTTCAACGTATCGCATACCTCAACGTCGGAATTTACCCGTTCACTTCCATATTCCTTATTGTTTACTGCTTCCTCCCGGCGCTATCCCTCTTCTCCGGCCAGTTCATTGTGCAGACTCTCAATGTTACTTTCCTTTCTTACCTATTAGGCATCACTGTCACTTTGTGCATGCTTGCAGTGCTCGAAATCAAGTGGTCCGGCATTGAGTTGGAAGAGTGGTGGCGGAACGAGCAGTTCTGGCTGATTGGAGGGACCAGTGCTCATCTAGCTGCAGTCCTCCAAGGCTTGCTCAAAGTCATAGCCGGGATAGAGATCTCATTCACATTGACTTCAAAATCTGCCGGCGATGACGTAGATGACGAGTTTGCTGACCTCTACATTGTGAAATGGACATCCCTGATGATCCCACCAATAACAATCATGATGGTTAATTTGATAGCAATTGCAGTGGGAGTTAGCAGAACGATATACAGTGTGATACCGCAGTGGAGCCGTCTAATAGGTGGTGTTTTCTTCAGTTTCTGGGTGTTGACTCATCTATACCCATTTGCAAAAGGTTTGATGGGAAGGAGAGGGAGGACACCTACCATTGTTTTTGTATGGTCAGGACTCATAGCAATCACAATCTCTCTCCTGTGGGTGGCAATCAATCCCCCTGCTGGTTCTAACCAAATTGGTGGTTCATTCCAGTTCCCATGA